The Perca fluviatilis chromosome 24, GENO_Pfluv_1.0, whole genome shotgun sequence genome has a window encoding:
- the cryaa gene encoding alpha-crystallin A chain, with translation MDIAIQHPWFRRALGSAYPARLFDQFFGEGMFDHDFFPYTTSTISPYYRQSLFRNFLDSSNSGFSEVRSDRDKYTVYLDVKHFSPDELSVKVTDEYVEIQGKHGERQDDHGYISREFHRRYRLPSSVDQSAITCTLSTDGLLTLTGPKISGGSESGRSERSIPVTRDDKTNAAASS, from the exons ATGGATATTGCCATCCAGCACCCTTGGTTCAGACGTGCCCTGGGCTCTGCCTACCCTGCCCGACTCTTTGACCAGTTTTTTGGAGAGGGCATGTTTGACCACGACTTCTTCCCCTACACCACCTCCACCATCAGCCCCTATTACAGACAGTCGCTGTTCCGCAACTTTTTGGATTCTTCCAACTCCGGCTTCTCTGAG GTGAGGTCTGACAGGGATAAGTACACAGTCTACCTGGACGTCAAGCACTTCTCTCCCGATGAGCTCAGTGTGAAAGTCACTGATGAGTATGTGGAGATCCAGGGCAAGCATGGAGAAAGACAG GACGACCATGGTTACATCTCTCGTGAGTTTCACCGCCGCTACCGCCTCCCCTCCAGTGTTGACCAATCAGCAATCACCTGCACCCTGTCAACTGATGGTCTGCTGACTCTGACTGGGCCAAAGATCAGCGGGGGGAGTGAATCCGGCCGCAGCGAGCGCAGCATCCCTGTCACCCGTGACGACAAGACCAACGCTGCTGCGTCCTCCTAA